Proteins co-encoded in one Ornithorhynchus anatinus isolate Pmale09 chromosome 14, mOrnAna1.pri.v4, whole genome shotgun sequence genomic window:
- the CRY1 gene encoding cryptochrome-1: MGVNAVHWFRKGLRLHDNPALRDCVRGADTVRCVYILDPWFAGSSNVGINRWRFLLQCLEDLDANLRKLNSRLFVIRGQPADVFPRLFKEWNIAKLSIEYDSEPFGKERDAAIKKLASEAGVEVIVRISHTLYELDKIIELNGGQPPLTYKRFQTLISRMDPLAMPVETITAEVMGKCMTPLSDDHDEKYGVPSLEELGFDTDGLPSAVWPGGETEALTRLERHLERKAWVANFERPRMNANSLLASPTGLSPYLRFGCLSCRLFYFKLTDLYKKVKKNSSPPLSLYGQLLWREFFYTAATSNPRFDKMEGNPICVQIPWDRNPEALAKWAEGRTGFPWIDAIMTQLRQEGWIHHLARHAVACFLTRGDLWISWEEGMKVFEELLLDADWSVNAGSWMWLSCSSFFQQFFHCYCPVGFGRRTDPNGDYIRRYLPVLRGFPAKYIYDPWNAPEGIQKAAKCIIGVNYPKPMVNHAEASRLNIERMKQIYQQLSRYRGLGLLASVPSNPNANGSGGLMAYSPGENIPGCSSGGGVQMGASESHLLQTCVLGESHLGPSGIQQQGRSSLTPGLSGGKRPCQEEESQSIGPKVQRQSTD, translated from the exons ATGGGCGTCAACGCCGTCCACTGGTTCCGCAAGGGGCTGCGGCTCCACGACAACCCCGCCCTGCGGGACTGCGTCCGGGGCGCCGACACCGTCCGCTGCGTCTACATCCTCGACCCCTGGTTCGCAGGCTCCTCCAACGTGGGCATTAACAGGTGGCG ATTTCTCCTTCAGTGTCTTGAGGATCTCGATGCCAATCTAAGAAAGTTAAACTCTCGTCTGTTTGTAATTCGTGGGCAGCCAGCAGATGTGTTTCCTAGGCTTTTCAAG GAGTGGAACATTGCAAAGCTTTCAATTGAATATGATTCTGAACCCTTTGGAAAAGAGCGAGATGCAGCCATTAAGAAGCTTGCAAGTGAGGCCGGGGTGGAAGTCATTGTCCGAATTTCTCATACACTGTATGAACTGGACAA GATCATAGAACTAAATGGTGGTCAACCCCCTCTCACTTACAAAAGGTTCCAGACTCTGATCAGCCGAATGGATCCATTGGCAATGCCAGTGGAGACTATCACTGCAGAAGTAATGGGGAAGTGTATGACTCCACTCTCTGATGATCATGATGAAAAGTATGGGGTGCCGTCTCTAGAAGAACTAG GTTTTGATACAGATGGCTTACCTTCTGCAGTGTGGCCAGGAGGAGAGACCGAAGCACTTACTCGCTTGGAAAGGCATTTAGAACGAAAG GCTTGGGTGGCGAACTTTGAAAGACCTCGAATGAATGCAAATTCCCTTCTTGCAAGCCCGACCGGACTAAGTCCCTACCTCCGATTTGGCTGTTTATCGTGTCGCCTCTTCTACTTCAAGTTAACGGATTTGTACAAGAAG GTAAAGAAGAATagctcccctccactctccctttaTGGGCAGCTATTGTGGCGTGAATTTTTCTACACAGCAGCAACTAGCAATCCACGTTTTGATAAAATGGAAGGAAATCCTATCTGTGTTCAGATTCCATGGGATCGAAACCCTGAGGCTTTGGCCAAATGGGCTGAAGGCAGGACAGGTTTTCCTTGGATTGATGCGATCATGACCCAGCTGCGACAGGAAGGCTGGATTCACCATTTGGCCAGACATGCAGTAGCTTGCTTCTTGACACGAGGTGACCTGTGGATTAGTTGGGAAGAAGGAATGAAG GTATTTGAAGAATTGCTGCTTGACGCGGATTGGAGTGTAAATGCTGGAAGTTGGATGTGGTTGTCTTGCAGTTCCTTTTTTCAGCAGTTCTTTCACTGCTACTGCCCTGTGGGTTTCGGTAGGAGAACAGATCCCAATGGAGATTATATCAG aCGCTACCTACCTGTACTTAGAGGCTTTCCTGCAAAATACATCTATGATCCCTGGAATGCACCAGAGGGTATCCAAAAGGCGGCAAAATGTATAATAGGAGTTAATTACCCTAAACCGATGGTAAACCATGCGGAGGCGAGCCGCTTGAACATTGAAAGGATGAAGCAAATCTACCAGCAGCTTTCCCGATACAGAGGACTAG GGCTTCTTGCGTCTGTACCTTCTAACCCAAATGCGAATGGGAGCGGAGGCCTCATGGCCTATTCACCTGGAGAAAATATCCCTGGCTGTAGCAGCGGTGGAG gaGTCCAGATGGGTGCCAGTGAGAGTCACCTGCTTCAGACATGTGTACTTGGAGAGTCTCACCTAGGACCAAGTGGAATTCAGCAGCAGg GGCGAAGTTCCTTAACCCCCGGTTTAAGTGGTGGGAAGCGTCCTTGTCAAGAAGAGGAGAGTCAAAGCATTGGTCCTAAAGTCCAGAGACAGAGCACTGATTAG